Proteins from a genomic interval of Mycolicibacterium grossiae:
- a CDS encoding alpha/beta hydrolase: protein MPVTLDQVAASRPEDVCRSATAIGHEAAELSERIAGQRAIIETLRDRWQGSASEAAVREAEPTVHRMQQIHDALDRAQRVLHRGAAELSRTKASLTESVAQLTGRGWQIAPDGNVSVRPGSTLEQWATTSPATAMTLRQLAASHTTEVQTLLARFDTSDRRISQDLRGAVAGLDFAPATVGPGGAALPESPPYDDGSQIPVAEAPRQVNDWWKSLSPDERRRLLHDWPDRLGNLDGIPVDDRSTANTTIMQQDLDRPAEVAKARGVTTDEVLAHPEKYGMAGEMMNRYDNAMKVDQALTRAANRTGAPTFLQVYEPEKFGGDGRAAVAIGDPDHAPNTAVVVPGTGNDVGSGWLGSDNATDLYIEAKAADPNNPTAVVAWMGYDAPDSPLDPRIGTTALAREGGELLAADVNALNATHEGDGHMTVLGHSYGSTTVADAAAGFGMNTDDVVLVGCPGTDMAHSAADFHLDDGGHLYVGATSSDPVTHLSQIPQIPIPGTGFTAALGDDPAMGDYGSTRFKAEVPGITFPFSDHSQYYAPGSESLFSMSDIVSGHGDDLERDGMTAPHRNDVLRDLGLPTSLTDPEALRPGTSGHTHQ from the coding sequence GTGCCGGTGACCCTGGATCAGGTGGCGGCGTCTCGCCCCGAGGACGTGTGTCGATCGGCAACCGCGATCGGTCACGAAGCGGCCGAGCTGTCAGAGCGAATCGCCGGCCAACGGGCCATCATCGAGACGCTTCGGGATCGCTGGCAGGGCTCCGCGTCCGAGGCTGCCGTCCGCGAGGCCGAGCCGACCGTGCACCGGATGCAGCAGATCCACGACGCCCTCGACCGCGCGCAGCGCGTATTGCACCGCGGCGCAGCCGAACTGTCCCGGACCAAGGCCTCGTTGACCGAGTCGGTGGCTCAGCTGACGGGTCGCGGATGGCAGATCGCACCCGACGGGAATGTGTCCGTCCGTCCCGGAAGCACTCTCGAACAGTGGGCGACGACGAGCCCCGCGACCGCGATGACGCTTCGGCAGCTCGCGGCGTCCCACACCACTGAGGTGCAGACGCTCCTCGCGAGGTTCGACACCTCGGACCGTCGAATCAGCCAGGATCTCCGCGGTGCCGTGGCCGGGTTGGACTTCGCGCCGGCCACCGTCGGTCCCGGCGGCGCTGCCCTGCCCGAGTCGCCGCCGTACGACGACGGCTCCCAGATCCCCGTGGCCGAGGCCCCCCGGCAGGTCAACGATTGGTGGAAGTCCCTCTCGCCGGACGAGCGGCGACGATTGCTTCACGACTGGCCGGACAGGCTCGGCAATCTGGATGGGATACCGGTCGACGATCGCAGCACCGCCAACACGACGATCATGCAGCAGGATCTCGACCGCCCTGCCGAGGTGGCGAAGGCCCGTGGCGTGACCACCGACGAGGTGCTGGCGCACCCCGAGAAGTACGGGATGGCCGGCGAGATGATGAACCGCTACGACAACGCCATGAAGGTGGACCAGGCCTTGACGCGGGCCGCCAACAGAACGGGCGCTCCGACGTTTCTGCAGGTCTACGAACCCGAGAAATTCGGCGGCGATGGGCGAGCGGCCGTGGCGATCGGCGACCCCGACCACGCGCCGAACACCGCCGTCGTCGTTCCCGGCACCGGCAACGACGTCGGGTCGGGATGGCTGGGCTCCGACAACGCGACGGATCTGTACATCGAGGCCAAGGCCGCCGATCCGAACAACCCCACGGCCGTCGTGGCGTGGATGGGCTACGACGCACCCGACTCGCCGCTCGATCCGCGCATCGGGACCACCGCACTCGCTCGCGAGGGCGGCGAATTGCTCGCCGCGGACGTCAATGCGCTGAACGCGACCCACGAAGGGGACGGGCACATGACGGTGCTCGGACACTCCTACGGGTCGACCACCGTCGCCGACGCCGCAGCCGGCTTCGGCATGAACACCGACGACGTCGTCCTCGTCGGGTGCCCCGGCACCGACATGGCGCACAGCGCCGCGGACTTCCACCTCGACGACGGTGGCCACCTCTACGTCGGCGCCACGTCGAGTGATCCCGTCACGCACCTGAGCCAGATCCCTCAGATCCCCATCCCGGGAACGGGTTTCACCGCCGCACTCGGCGACGACCCCGCGATGGGCGACTACGGCTCCACCCGCTTCAAGGCCGAGGTCCCCGGCATCACGTTTCCGTTCAGCGATCACAGCCAGTACTACGCACCGGGCAGCGAATCCCTGTTCAGCATGTCCGACATCGTCTCCGGCCACGGCGACGACCTCGAGCGCGACGGGATGACCGCGCCGCACCGCAACGACGTCTTGCGCGACCTGGGTCTACCGACCAGTCTGACCGACCCGGAGGCGTTGCGGCCGGGCACGTCGGGACACACTCATCAGTGA
- a CDS encoding thiocyanate hydrolase: protein MSTDASRPLPPLDRIVERNQVWPRMAAKWGVDNPVPPWKTSLDGLCDALDHAACSTDVPTLEERRGEEDVLSATVYADLPYPESQLVSLAHSLVARGVIGEAELRDRLDAVRSRLES, encoded by the coding sequence ATGAGCACCGACGCGTCCCGCCCCCTCCCGCCGCTCGATCGGATCGTCGAACGCAATCAGGTCTGGCCGCGGATGGCCGCGAAGTGGGGCGTCGATAACCCGGTGCCGCCGTGGAAGACGAGCCTGGACGGACTGTGCGACGCCCTCGACCACGCCGCCTGCTCGACCGACGTCCCGACCCTCGAGGAACGCCGCGGCGAGGAGGACGTCCTGTCCGCCACGGTCTACGCCGACCTGCCCTACCCGGAGAGCCAGCTCGTCTCGCTCGCCCACTCGCTGGTCGCCCGCGGCGTCATCGGCGAGGCCGAACTGCGTGACCGCCTCGACGCGGTCCGGTCCCGGTTGGAGTCCTGA
- a CDS encoding ABC transporter permease, with protein sequence MNFLTDALGFIFTAANWSGPAGLGMRIVEHLQYTVVAVVFSALIAVPIGMVIGHTGRGTFLVVSGVNALRALPTLGVLLLGVLLWGLGLVPPTVALMLLGIPPLLAGTYSGIANVDRLVVDAARSMGMTERRVLLRVEVPNALPLILGGLRTATLQIVATATVAAYASLGGLGRYLIDGIKIREFYLALVGALMVTALALVLDALLALAVWASEPGTDRFRLRRMPQPFLGDEVALESASPAAATSRSGPSSATRYEAQRPSPTVEG encoded by the coding sequence ATGAATTTCCTCACCGACGCGCTCGGCTTCATCTTCACCGCCGCGAACTGGAGCGGGCCCGCGGGCCTCGGCATGCGCATCGTCGAGCACCTGCAGTACACCGTGGTGGCGGTCGTCTTCTCGGCGCTGATCGCCGTGCCGATCGGCATGGTGATCGGGCACACCGGTCGGGGCACGTTCCTGGTGGTCAGCGGGGTGAATGCGCTGCGCGCGCTGCCCACCCTGGGCGTCCTGCTGCTCGGCGTGCTGCTGTGGGGGCTGGGCCTGGTACCGCCGACGGTGGCGCTCATGCTGCTCGGCATCCCGCCGCTGCTGGCGGGCACGTACTCGGGCATCGCCAACGTCGACCGCCTCGTCGTCGACGCGGCGCGGTCGATGGGCATGACGGAGCGGCGCGTGCTGCTGCGCGTCGAGGTGCCCAACGCGCTGCCGCTGATCCTCGGCGGGCTGCGGACCGCGACGCTGCAGATCGTGGCGACCGCGACCGTCGCGGCGTACGCCAGTCTCGGTGGGCTGGGCCGCTACCTCATCGACGGCATAAAGATCCGGGAGTTCTACCTGGCGCTCGTCGGCGCGCTGATGGTCACGGCGCTGGCGCTCGTCCTCGACGCGCTGCTCGCGCTCGCCGTGTGGGCGTCCGAACCGGGCACCGACCGGTTCCGGCTGCGCCGCATGCCGCAGCCGTTCCTCGGCGACGAGGTCGCCCTCGAGAGCGCCTCGCCGGCGGCCGCGACGTCACGATCCGGTCCGAGTTCGGCCACCCGCTACGAAGCGCAGCGTCCGTCGCCTACGGTAGAGGGGTGA
- a CDS encoding ABC transporter permease: MNYLLTHLDDAWELTVVHLWLSLLPLALGLVIAVPVGALVQRTRVLRRLTTVVASIVFTIPSLALFVVLPLVIPTSILSPANVIVALTLYTVALLVRAVPEALDAVPPAVLDAATAIGYRPLTRVLKVELPLAIPVLVASLRVVAVTNISMVSVGSVIGIGGLGTWFTDGYQSDKSDQIIAGIIAIFVLALVIDTLIMLLGKLATPWVRAGNAPRRAAKAGAR, translated from the coding sequence GTGAACTACCTGCTCACCCACCTCGACGACGCGTGGGAGCTGACGGTCGTCCACCTGTGGCTGTCGCTGCTGCCGCTGGCGCTCGGGCTGGTGATCGCCGTGCCGGTGGGGGCGCTGGTGCAGCGCACCCGGGTGTTGCGCCGGCTCACCACCGTCGTCGCCAGCATCGTGTTCACCATCCCGTCGCTCGCGCTGTTCGTCGTGCTGCCGCTGGTCATTCCGACCAGCATCCTCTCGCCCGCCAACGTCATCGTCGCGCTGACGCTGTACACCGTGGCGCTGCTGGTGCGCGCGGTGCCCGAGGCGCTCGACGCCGTGCCGCCCGCCGTGCTGGACGCCGCCACCGCGATCGGCTACCGGCCGCTCACGCGCGTACTCAAAGTCGAACTGCCGCTGGCGATCCCGGTGCTCGTCGCGAGCCTGCGGGTGGTCGCCGTCACCAACATCTCGATGGTGTCGGTGGGCTCGGTGATCGGCATCGGCGGGCTGGGCACCTGGTTCACCGACGGCTACCAGTCCGACAAGAGCGACCAGATCATCGCGGGCATCATCGCGATCTTCGTGCTGGCGCTCGTCATCGACACGCTCATCATGCTGCTCGGCAAGCTCGCCACCCCCTGGGTGCGCGCGGGCAATGCGCCGAGGCGTGCTGCGAAGGCGGGTGCGCGATGA
- a CDS encoding prephenate dehydrogenase has protein sequence MCVLGLGLIGGSLLRAATAAGWRAYGYNRSVEGVEAARFDGFDADHSLDDVLRRAAADDALIVLAVPMPALPIMLDHVRRIAPNAPLTDVTSVKGAVLTAVRRHGLAERFVGGHPMTGTAHSGWAAGDARLFVDAPWVLSVDDDVDPSVWATVMHLALACGAFVVPARSDEHDAAAAAISHLPHLFAEALADGAGDVPLAFALAAGSFRDGTRVAATAPDLVRAMCEANAGQLLGSLDRAIATLTAARDRLADTGSVADLVESGHAARMRYDSFSRPQILTTTIGAPDWRAELAAAGRAGGVVRSALPVLGSRG, from the coding sequence GTGTGCGTGCTCGGTCTCGGACTGATCGGCGGGTCGCTGCTGCGGGCCGCAACCGCAGCGGGTTGGCGGGCCTACGGCTACAACAGGTCGGTCGAGGGCGTCGAGGCGGCGCGCTTCGACGGCTTCGACGCCGACCACTCGCTCGACGACGTCCTGCGGCGCGCCGCCGCCGACGACGCGCTGATCGTCTTGGCGGTGCCGATGCCGGCGCTGCCGATCATGCTCGACCACGTCCGGCGCATCGCGCCGAACGCACCGCTGACCGACGTCACCAGCGTCAAGGGCGCCGTCCTGACCGCCGTGCGCAGGCACGGCCTCGCCGAGCGCTTCGTCGGCGGCCATCCGATGACCGGCACCGCGCACTCCGGCTGGGCCGCCGGTGACGCGCGCCTGTTCGTCGACGCACCGTGGGTGCTCAGCGTCGACGACGACGTCGACCCCAGTGTGTGGGCGACGGTCATGCACCTGGCCCTGGCCTGCGGGGCCTTCGTCGTGCCCGCCCGATCCGACGAACACGACGCGGCCGCGGCGGCCATCTCGCATCTGCCGCACCTGTTCGCCGAGGCCCTGGCCGACGGGGCGGGCGACGTTCCGCTGGCGTTCGCGCTCGCCGCGGGCTCCTTCCGGGACGGCACCCGGGTGGCCGCCACCGCTCCGGACCTGGTGCGGGCGATGTGCGAGGCGAACGCTGGCCAGCTGCTGGGGTCGCTGGACCGGGCGATCGCGACGCTGACCGCGGCCCGCGACCGCCTCGCCGACACCGGTTCGGTGGCCGACCTGGTGGAGTCCGGGCACGCCGCGCGGATGCGCTACGACAGCTTCAGCCGCCCGCAGATCCTCACCACGACGATCGGCGCACCGGACTGGCGGGCCGAACTGGCCGCGGCCGGGCGCGCGGGCGGTGTCGTCAGATCCGCGTTGCCAGTCCTGGGTAGTCGAGGATGA
- the scnC gene encoding thiocyanate hydrolase subunit gamma: MVDEITDFEVLEIALRELCIEKGIFTAEEHRRFTEFAEQIGPTPAARLVAKAWLDPEFRALALAEPMTASKEVGVDWLEPTGFGTPSDFTAFQILADEPGLHHVIVCALCSCYPRPILGNSPEWYRTPNYRRRLVRWPRQVLAEFGLYLPDDVEVRVQDSNQKHRFMVLPMRPEGTDGWTEDQLAEIVTRDCLIGVALPKPGVTTNVIVDTRPALHPIPES, from the coding sequence ATGGTGGACGAGATCACCGACTTCGAGGTCCTCGAGATCGCGCTGCGCGAGCTGTGCATCGAGAAGGGCATCTTCACCGCCGAGGAGCATCGCCGCTTCACCGAGTTCGCCGAGCAGATCGGCCCGACCCCCGCGGCCCGCCTGGTGGCGAAGGCGTGGCTCGACCCGGAGTTCCGGGCGCTGGCGCTCGCCGAGCCGATGACCGCCAGCAAGGAGGTCGGCGTCGACTGGTTAGAACCCACGGGATTCGGCACGCCGAGCGACTTCACCGCCTTCCAGATCCTCGCCGACGAGCCCGGGCTGCACCACGTCATCGTGTGCGCATTGTGCTCCTGCTACCCGCGGCCCATCCTCGGCAACTCACCCGAGTGGTACCGCACCCCGAACTACCGCCGCCGGCTGGTGCGGTGGCCCCGCCAGGTGCTCGCCGAGTTCGGTCTCTACCTGCCCGACGACGTGGAGGTCCGCGTGCAGGACTCCAATCAGAAGCACCGGTTCATGGTGTTGCCGATGCGGCCGGAGGGGACCGACGGCTGGACCGAGGACCAGCTGGCCGAGATCGTCACGCGCGACTGCCTCATCGGTGTCGCGCTGCCCAAGCCAGGCGTGACCACCAACGTCATCGTCGACACCCGCCCCGCGCTGCACCCGATTCCGGAATCATGA
- a CDS encoding putative glycolipid-binding domain-containing protein, which translates to MSAAARSEDIEGTWPAVLTWRAHDASRMESVRVQLSGNRIKAYGRIVAAATDAHPAFSASYDLVTNEAGATKRLSLTVTLAERERQLSIARDEEGMWLVQDHQNQTKRSTFEGALDVDVVFSPFFNALPIRRAGIASTTETVEVPVVYVRLPDLAVDLETLSYAGGEDGVTLVSPIADTVVTVDGDGFILDYPGLATRI; encoded by the coding sequence GTGAGTGCAGCAGCCCGCTCGGAGGACATCGAAGGTACGTGGCCGGCCGTCTTGACCTGGCGCGCGCATGACGCGTCGCGGATGGAATCCGTCCGGGTCCAGTTGTCCGGCAACCGCATCAAGGCCTACGGCCGCATCGTCGCGGCGGCCACCGATGCCCATCCCGCGTTCAGCGCGTCGTACGACCTGGTGACCAACGAGGCCGGCGCCACCAAGCGCCTGTCACTCACCGTCACCCTCGCCGAGCGCGAGCGCCAGCTGTCCATCGCCCGGGACGAAGAGGGCATGTGGCTGGTGCAGGATCACCAGAACCAGACGAAGCGGTCGACGTTCGAGGGCGCACTCGACGTCGACGTCGTCTTCAGCCCGTTCTTCAACGCGCTGCCGATCCGGCGCGCCGGCATCGCGAGCACCACAGAGACCGTCGAGGTGCCGGTGGTCTACGTCCGCCTGCCCGATCTGGCGGTCGACCTCGAGACCCTGAGCTACGCCGGCGGCGAGGACGGGGTGACGCTGGTGTCGCCGATCGCCGACACCGTGGTGACCGTCGATGGCGACGGCTTCATCCTCGACTACCCAGGACTGGCAACGCGGATCTGA
- a CDS encoding alpha/beta fold hydrolase yields MTRFQSVPVAGLDVFYRESGPADAPIVLALHGFPSSSRMWQPLLDRLGDRYRVIAPDLPGFGHSSAPAAGAFDYTFERLTDAVEAFTEALGMTRYTLLVQDYGGPVGMRLALRHPERLSALIVQNAVCHDEGLGPLWDTRRAFWADREAHEAALRENFFSPAATRLRHVGTSPHPEHYDPDLWTDEQAFLDRPGQRDIQTDLFFDYQTNVASYSAWQQWLRTYRPPLLVIWGRYDPSFRVEGASAYRRDVPDAEVHVLDAGHFALDEKPDEVAALVGDFLSRQR; encoded by the coding sequence GTGACCCGATTCCAGTCGGTTCCCGTAGCCGGTCTCGACGTCTTCTACCGCGAGTCCGGACCCGCCGACGCCCCCATCGTGCTGGCGCTGCACGGCTTTCCGTCGTCGTCGCGCATGTGGCAACCGCTGTTGGACCGGCTCGGTGACCGGTACCGCGTCATCGCCCCCGACCTTCCCGGTTTCGGGCACAGCTCCGCACCGGCCGCCGGTGCGTTCGACTACACCTTCGAGCGCCTGACCGACGCCGTGGAGGCCTTCACCGAAGCCCTCGGCATGACGCGGTACACGCTGCTGGTGCAGGACTACGGCGGACCGGTCGGCATGCGTCTGGCCCTGCGGCACCCGGAGCGGCTCAGCGCCCTGATCGTGCAGAACGCGGTGTGCCACGACGAGGGTCTCGGACCGCTGTGGGACACCCGCCGTGCATTCTGGGCCGACCGCGAGGCGCACGAGGCGGCACTGCGGGAGAACTTCTTCTCCCCCGCTGCCACGCGCCTGCGCCACGTCGGCACCAGCCCGCATCCGGAGCACTACGACCCGGACCTGTGGACCGACGAACAGGCCTTCCTCGATCGGCCCGGACAGCGCGACATCCAGACCGACCTGTTCTTCGACTACCAGACCAACGTGGCGAGCTATTCGGCGTGGCAGCAGTGGCTCCGAACGTACCGGCCCCCGCTGCTCGTGATCTGGGGCCGCTACGACCCGTCGTTCCGCGTCGAGGGGGCATCGGCCTACCGGCGCGACGTCCCGGACGCCGAGGTGCACGTGCTCGACGCCGGGCACTTCGCCCTCGACGAGAAGCCCGACGAGGTCGCCGCGCTCGTCGGCGACTTCCTCTCCCGGCAGCGCTGA
- a CDS encoding nucleoside deaminase — MSPEDAIRRALAAAATVGPADVPIGAVVFAPDGSELAAAANAREELGDPTAHAEILALRRAATVLGDGWRLAGTTLAVTVEPCTMCAGALVMARVELLVFGAWEPKTGAVGSLWDVVRDRRLTHRPQVRGGVLADECALLLEDFFARQR; from the coding sequence GTGAGTCCGGAGGACGCCATCCGGCGGGCGCTGGCCGCGGCGGCGACGGTGGGCCCGGCCGACGTCCCGATCGGCGCGGTGGTATTCGCCCCGGACGGCAGCGAACTCGCCGCCGCCGCCAACGCCCGTGAGGAACTCGGGGACCCGACCGCCCACGCCGAGATCCTGGCCCTGCGCCGCGCGGCCACCGTCCTGGGCGATGGCTGGCGGTTGGCGGGCACCACGCTGGCGGTGACCGTCGAGCCGTGCACGATGTGCGCCGGCGCGCTGGTCATGGCGCGGGTGGAGCTGCTGGTCTTCGGGGCGTGGGAGCCGAAGACCGGCGCGGTGGGCTCGCTGTGGGACGTCGTGCGCGACCGGCGGTTGACCCACCGGCCGCAGGTCCGTGGCGGGGTGCTCGCCGACGAGTGCGCGCTGCTGTTGGAGGACTTCTTCGCCCGCCAGCGGTGA
- a CDS encoding type VII secretion target → MGAGVRVDPDRVTSAASAQSGVAAFLGGMQPRASMAAAAGALPGFRTSQACDVVGSVFDAAVSTVSRELADHAAKLSTAADRYRALDEELGRRLRTFAEQ, encoded by the coding sequence GTGGGGGCAGGTGTGCGCGTCGACCCGGATCGTGTGACGTCCGCCGCGTCGGCGCAGTCCGGGGTGGCAGCGTTCCTGGGCGGAATGCAGCCGAGGGCGTCGATGGCGGCCGCCGCCGGCGCCCTGCCGGGGTTTCGGACCTCGCAGGCGTGTGACGTCGTGGGTTCGGTGTTCGACGCCGCGGTGAGCACCGTGTCACGGGAACTCGCCGATCACGCCGCCAAGCTCTCGACCGCAGCCGACCGCTACCGCGCGCTCGACGAGGAGCTGGGCCGCCGACTACGCACCTTCGCCGAGCAGTGA
- a CDS encoding tRNA adenosine deaminase-associated protein, which translates to MGAQRAQAKDQAADLPEGFGVAVVREDGTWRCTPMRPGVLNNLSAAETELRELRSAGAVFGLLDVDDEFFVIVRPAPSGTRLLISDATAALDYDIAEEVLEKLDADVDLDDLEDEDPFAEGDLGVLSDLGLSEGVLSIILDDDDYADEQLTRIAQEMGFGDQMAAVLDKLDR; encoded by the coding sequence ATGGGAGCACAGCGAGCACAGGCCAAGGACCAGGCCGCGGATCTCCCCGAGGGCTTCGGCGTTGCCGTCGTCCGTGAGGACGGCACGTGGCGGTGCACGCCGATGCGTCCCGGAGTCTTGAACAACCTGTCTGCCGCCGAGACGGAATTGCGGGAGTTGCGCAGTGCGGGCGCGGTTTTCGGGTTGCTCGACGTCGACGACGAGTTCTTCGTCATCGTCCGTCCGGCGCCGTCGGGCACCCGTCTGCTGATCTCCGACGCGACCGCCGCGCTCGACTACGACATCGCCGAGGAAGTGCTCGAGAAGCTCGACGCCGACGTCGACCTGGACGACCTCGAGGACGAGGACCCGTTCGCCGAGGGCGACCTCGGCGTGCTGTCCGACCTGGGTCTGTCCGAGGGCGTGCTGAGCATCATCCTGGACGACGACGACTACGCCGACGAGCAGTTGACCCGCATCGCGCAGGAGATGGGGTTCGGCGACCAGATGGCCGCCGTGCTCGACAAACTGGATCGGTGA
- a CDS encoding ABC transporter ATP-binding protein, translating into MITFENVTKRYPDGTVAVDDLTLDVPEGTLAVFVGPSGCGKTTSMRMINRMIDPSSGRLTVDGEDVTSVDPVKLRLGIGYVIQSAGLMPHLRVVDNVATVPVLKGESRRAARKAALGVLERVGLDPKLANRYPAQLSGGQQQRVGVARALAADPPILLMDEPFSAVDPVVREELQTEIVRLQNDLRKTIVFVTHDIDEALKLGDKVAVFGRGGVLQQYDPPPRLLSNPANDFVAGFIGADRGYRGLQFTSASGLPLHDIRTTQESAIDALDLAEGEWALVLRPDGSPYAWIDRSGVALHRDGKSLYDSTIAGGSLFSPDGTLRLALDAALSSPSGLGVAVDAHRQVIGGVKADDVLAALAARPRDPWGEQTA; encoded by the coding sequence ATGATCACGTTCGAGAACGTCACCAAGCGCTACCCGGACGGGACCGTCGCCGTCGACGACCTCACCCTGGACGTCCCCGAGGGCACCCTCGCGGTGTTCGTCGGGCCGTCGGGCTGCGGCAAGACCACGTCGATGCGGATGATCAATCGGATGATCGACCCGTCGTCGGGCCGGCTGACGGTCGACGGCGAGGACGTCACCTCCGTCGACCCGGTGAAGCTGCGGCTGGGCATCGGCTACGTCATCCAGAGCGCCGGGCTGATGCCGCACCTGCGCGTGGTCGACAACGTGGCCACCGTCCCCGTGCTCAAGGGCGAGTCGCGCCGCGCCGCCCGCAAGGCCGCGCTCGGCGTGCTGGAGCGCGTGGGCCTGGACCCCAAGCTCGCCAACCGCTACCCCGCCCAGCTGTCCGGCGGTCAGCAGCAGCGCGTCGGCGTCGCCCGGGCACTGGCCGCCGATCCGCCCATCCTGCTGATGGACGAGCCGTTCAGCGCCGTCGACCCGGTGGTCCGCGAGGAGTTGCAGACCGAGATCGTGCGGCTGCAGAACGACCTGCGCAAGACCATCGTGTTCGTGACCCACGACATCGACGAAGCGCTGAAGCTCGGCGACAAGGTCGCCGTGTTCGGGCGCGGCGGCGTGCTGCAGCAGTACGACCCGCCCCCGCGGCTGCTGTCGAATCCGGCCAACGACTTCGTCGCGGGTTTCATCGGCGCCGACCGCGGTTACCGCGGGCTGCAGTTCACCTCCGCCAGCGGTCTTCCGCTGCACGACATCCGGACCACGCAGGAGTCCGCCATCGACGCGCTCGACCTCGCCGAGGGAGAGTGGGCACTCGTCCTGCGGCCCGACGGCTCGCCGTACGCGTGGATCGACCGCTCCGGCGTCGCCCTGCACCGCGACGGAAAGTCGCTGTACGACAGCACGATCGCGGGTGGCTCGCTGTTCAGCCCGGACGGCACGCTGCGGTTGGCGCTCGACGCGGCACTGTCCTCGCCGTCCGGGCTGGGCGTCGCGGTCGACGCCCACCGGCAGGTGATCGGCGGTGTGAAGGCCGACGACGTGCTGGCGGCGCTCGCGGCCCGGCCGCGCGATCCCTGGGGTGAGCAGACCGCGTGA
- a CDS encoding SH3-like domain-containing protein: MSTAAERAAQLALVARLRSAFPELPDAPTPDQLDHARITAYLKPVHDVGGEPDAPMTYQNKQYEYWEEMTYVICEVLAWRGIWVSEERRRMGNVDVGRTEYLGLPYYGRWLLAVARVLVEKHHIALGELSERMAEVHARYAGGLDGRPLEARPKHEGDGANVRRNTHHRHAVGKGDPGVYAGQAGPPKFAVGDAVTVRDLPVVFYTRTPEYVRGATGRIAAVSYESPAAEDETWDRPDAKPEWFYVVEFTQADLWDGYTGTAADTLRTEIPERWLEVAG; the protein is encoded by the coding sequence ATGAGCACAGCCGCGGAACGCGCCGCCCAACTCGCCCTCGTCGCGCGGCTGCGGTCGGCCTTCCCCGAACTGCCCGACGCGCCCACCCCGGATCAACTCGACCACGCGCGAATCACCGCGTATCTCAAGCCCGTTCACGACGTCGGCGGCGAACCGGACGCACCGATGACGTACCAGAACAAGCAGTACGAGTACTGGGAGGAGATGACCTACGTCATCTGCGAGGTGCTGGCCTGGCGCGGCATCTGGGTCTCCGAGGAGCGTCGCCGGATGGGCAACGTCGACGTCGGCCGCACCGAGTACCTCGGCCTCCCGTACTACGGTCGCTGGCTGCTCGCCGTCGCGCGCGTGCTGGTGGAGAAGCACCACATCGCACTCGGCGAGCTGAGCGAGCGGATGGCCGAGGTGCACGCCCGCTACGCGGGCGGTCTGGATGGCCGGCCGCTGGAGGCCCGCCCCAAGCACGAGGGCGACGGTGCGAACGTCCGGCGCAACACTCACCATCGCCACGCCGTCGGCAAGGGCGACCCCGGCGTCTACGCGGGCCAGGCCGGCCCGCCGAAGTTCGCGGTCGGCGACGCCGTGACCGTCCGCGACCTGCCGGTCGTCTTCTACACCCGCACCCCCGAATACGTCCGCGGGGCGACCGGGCGGATCGCCGCCGTCTCCTACGAGAGCCCGGCTGCCGAGGACGAGACCTGGGACCGTCCGGACGCCAAGCCCGAGTGGTTCTACGTCGTCGAGTTCACCCAGGCCGACCTGTGGGACGGCTACACCGGAACGGCGGCCGACACGCTGCGGACCGAGATCCCCGAACGGTGGCTCGAGGTCGCCGGCTGA